One window of the Salvelinus alpinus chromosome 13, SLU_Salpinus.1, whole genome shotgun sequence genome contains the following:
- the diablob gene encoding diablo, IAP-binding mitochondrial protein b, translating to MSAFRRGFVCVGLSYASNLGRLSGALVRRQVMKFPRVIRKNWISLSAIGGLCAVPFSQKQDNLCHEALVRRASSLVTDSTNTFLSQTTLALVDSFTQYVKTIHTLVTLHKHYVASGSKLTPAEEDSVWQVIVRQRQEVSDLREDCKRFESNWMMAINLSKLAAETAYNAGADQASVTAQTSLQVAQSHVDQIRQLSMEAEQNLKESKAEESQRIKLPAAMEEEDIPEAYLRED from the exons ATGTCGGCGTTCAGGAGAGGTTTTGTTTGTGTTGGTTTGAG cTATGCCTCAAACCTGGGGAGACTCAGTGGGGCGTTGGTGCGCCGACAAGTCATGAAATTCCCCAGGGTGATCCGGAAGAACTGGATATCTCTGTCTGCTATTGGTGGCCTATGTGCAGTGCCCTTCTCACAG AAACAAGACAACCTGTGTCATGAAGCCTTGGTCCGCAGGGCATCCTCTTTGGTCACAGATAGCACCAACACCTTCCTCTCTCAGACCACCCTGGCACTCGTAGACTCATTCACACAGTACGTTAAG ACTATACATACACTGGTGACCCTACACAAGCACTATGTTGCCTCAGGCAGCAAGCTGACCCCTGCGGAGGAGGACTCTGTGTGGCAAGTGATCGTTCGCCAGCGCCAGGAG GTGAGTGATTTGAGGGAGGACTGTAAGAGGTTTGAGTCTAACTGGATGATGGCCATCAACCTCTCTAAACTGGCAGCTGAAACGGCATACAACGCGG GTGCCGATCAGGCGTCTGTGACAGCACAGACCAGCCTCCAGGTGGCGCAGTCTCATGTCGATCAGATCAGACAGCTCTCTATGGAGGCAGAGCAGAACCTAAAGGAGTCCAAAGCAGAGGAAAGTCAAAGGATCAAGCTACCTGCCGCCATGGAGGAAGAAGACATCCCTGAGGCATATCTGCGAGAGGACTAA